From the genome of Impatiens glandulifera chromosome 9, dImpGla2.1, whole genome shotgun sequence, one region includes:
- the LOC124915357 gene encoding NAC domain-containing protein 6-like: protein MKMDNDESSTKLMINSPLPGFRFHPTEEELVDFYLKSVVTGNELPLDVIGFLNLYRHHPSELPGLAKINGEREWYFFVPRDSSRKHGNNNGGRPNRTTEKGFWKATGSDRRILSSSDPKRLVGLKKTLVFYNGRAPRGSKTDWIMNEFRLPCSFSSSNSNEDMVVLCKIYRKATSMKVLEQRAAMDNNNNSPSLTADVISSESDQLEVGLNEIGIVGGGAGGSVLLPVEMEKMPELKLTRMTSMDWGQDSFWSQLRSPWADIFLLDPSLC, encoded by the exons ATGAAAATGGACAATGATGAATCATCAACAAAGTTAATGATAAACAGTCCACTACCAGGATTCAGATTTCATCCAACCGAGGAAGAACTCGTTGATTTCTACCTTAAAAGTGTCGTCACCGGCAACGAACTACCGCTCGACGTCATCGGTTTTCTCAACCTATATCGTCACCATCCTTCCGAATTGCCcg GTTTAGCCAAGATTAATGGTGAGAGAGAATGGTACTTTTTTGTTCCTAGAGATAGCAGCCGGAAACATGGGAACAACAACGGTGGTCGGCCAAACAGGACAACTGAAAAGGGTTTCTGGAAAGCCACAGGTTCAGACCGACGGATTCTAAGTTCGTCTGATCCTAAACGTTTGGTTGGATTGAAGAAAACTTTGGTCTTCTACAATGGAAGAGCTCCTCGTGGCTCAAAGACCGATTGGATTATGAATGAATTCCGTCTCCCctgttctttttcttcttcgaaTTCGAATGAG GATATGGTGGTGCTATGTAAGATATATAGAAAAGCTACATCAATGAAGGTATTGGAACAAAGGGCAGCcatggataataataataactctcCATCATTAACTGCTGACGTCATCTCATCGGAATCTGATCAATTGGAGGTGGGTTTAAATGAAATAGGAATTGTCGGCGGCGGCGCCGGCGGATCAGTGCTGTTGCCGgtggaaatggagaagatgcCGGAGCTGAAATTGACTAGGATGACTAGTATGGATTGGGGTCAAGATTCGTTTTGGTCTCAGCTTAGAAGCCCATGGGCTGATATCTTCTTGCTTGACCCATCACtttgttaa
- the LOC124915992 gene encoding 11S globulin seed storage protein 1-like gives MSNSHHVLALNLLCLFVLTIGGSAFRQSPHRFSQLDQCRIQSLNPLEPNRRIQHEAGYTDVWDQTSDQIQCAGVAASRHLIEQGGLLLPSFNNAPLLAYVVQGRGIVGTTLPGCAETFQSSEQTGSAGEQFGSQRFRDQHQKIHRCRKGDIVAFQAGVAHWVHNDGNEDLELMVVHDTSNADNQLDQNLRRFFLAGSPQETERRQEKYGSDHEEIFSGNLFQGFETEVLAESFNVDLETAARLQGQDDNRGFIVRVGKEFEMQRPSRFEEERRERSIRNNGGFEETICTMRIRENLDDPDRADQYTAKGGRISTLNSNNLPILKQIQLSAERGVLYENAMVAPQWSVNAHSIIYILRGSGHIQVVGHSNRAVFNGEVRQGQLLVVPQNFAEVKQAGSQGLEWVSFKTNDKAVSSPLAGRTSVIRAMPEEVVMSAFRLSRDEARRLKNNRQEVRIFPRSKRQESERF, from the exons ATGTCTAACTCTCATCATGTGCTTGCTCTCAACCTACTATGCCTCTTTGTTCTCACCATCGGTGGTTCGGCATTTAGGCAAAGTCCTCATCGGTTTTCGCAACTTGACCAATGTCGCATCCAAAGTCTCAACCCTCTTGAGCCTAACCGACGCATTCAACATGAAGCTGGTTATACCGATGTTTGGGACCAAACATCCGATCAGATTCAGTGCGCCGGTGTGGCTGCCTCCCGCCACCTTATAGAGCAAGGAGGCCTCCTTTTGCCTTCTTTCAACAATGCCCCTTTGTTAGCATATGTTGTACAAG GTAGGGGAATTGTTGGCACAACCCTTCCAGGATGCGCAGAGACGTTTCAATCAAGCGAACAGACTGGATCAGCTGGAGAACAATTTGGCTCTCAGAGGTTTAGGGATCAACACCAGAAGATTCATCGCTGCCGAAAAGGGGATATTGTTGCTTTCCAAGCCGGTGTAGCCCATTGGGTCCATAACGATGGAAACGAAGACCTTGAACTTATGGTAGTCCACGACACCAGCAACGCCGACAATCAGCTTGACCAAAACCTCAGG AGATTCTTCCTTGCCGGCAGCCCACAAGAGACGGAGAGGCGACAGGAGAAATACGGGTCTGATCATGAGGAGATCTTTTCGGGTAATCTTTTCCAGGGATTTGAGACCGAGGTCTTGGCAGAATCATTCAATGTCGACTTGGAGACAGCGGCGAGACTACAAGGACAAGACGATAACAGAGGATTCATCGTTAGGGTAGGAAAAGAATTCGAAATGCAAAGACCGTCAAGGTTCGAAGAAGAACGAAGAGAGAGAAGCATAAGAAACAATGGAGGATTCGAGGAAACTATTTGCACAATGAGGATCAGAGAGAATCTTGATGATCCAGATAGAGCAGATCAATACACTGCTAAGGGCGGTCGCATCAGCACTCTCAATAGCAATAACCTTCCAATTTTGAAGCAAATCCAATTGAGCGCTGAGAGAGGAGTCCTTTACGAGAATGCAATGGTGGCACCGCAGTGGAGCGTTAACGCTCACAGTATCATCTACATATTGCGTGGATCGGGTCATATCCAAGTTGTGGGTCACTCTAACAGGGCTGTCTTCAATGGCGAAGTTCGACAAGGGCAGTTGTTGGTCGTCCCACAGAACTTCGCGGAGGTCAAGCAAGCAGGAAGCCAAGGACTTGAGTGGGTGTCATTCAAGACCAACGATAAGGCGGTGTCAAGCCCATTGGCAGGAAGAACGTCCGTGATCCGTGCAATGCCCGAGGAAGTGGTGATGAGTGCTTTTCGGCTGTCAAGAGATGAGGCACGAAGACTGAAGAATAACCGACAGGAAGTGAGGATCTTCCCACGATCAAAGAGACAAGAAAGTGagagattttga